The following proteins are encoded in a genomic region of Spirosoma sp. SC4-14:
- a CDS encoding glycosyltransferase family 2 protein, with amino-acid sequence MKWPIFGDLSPNEAYNFSTKPSDNWPVRVLIVIGLCFMAGFLWVYFQPQNQGYSWLFGLLTASVLYKLLRLLHEWYHYWNVKLPAPPTLSRHFTVDVLTTYCPGEPHEMVINTLRAIQNLRYPHTTYLCDEANDPYLKKMCAELGVRHITRQDKTDAKAGNINNALRQATGEICLIIDPDHVPVPDFLDHVLAYFENPEIGFVQCVQGYYNRKESVVAFGASEQTYSFYGPMMTCMSNYGTAQAIGANCTFRRSALDSIGGHANGLSEDMHTAMLLHANGWKSVYVPLPLSYGLVPATLSAYYKQQLKWSRGTFELLFTTYPRVFGRLTNRQRFHYGTLPLYYLLGTVQLIDLLIPIASLIMMRLPLHLDLVLFGTAYIPLLLTGFLIRQYAQRWLIEKHEAGFHLVGGVLASGTWWVYVLGLIYTIFRVKVPYIPTPKDDRPRNNFLLILPNLIVSLITLGAIGYSIYWYGRFALSNIYEQLMIGFGLLNVLILGLNVLIGQEKMLADISQWIGRLSLHRPIFFHALRMAGLRIRYNLYYWLRLAAIPLNGAVLVAAISLGYFIFYKRTNAPAIDIHNANTQPFYVGSESSSVLQNSMGASAATAPIVPYHIAWPVASPSGLTYPKLAHAANELPLFYLEPQGLLTDSNHTVHSFLTGILLGNCNNELTKLVQEAKLYAHPILVSFMPEFDNTDKPWGTASESNLVLFRDVWRYVVRYCQQQGATNLVWVWCPAQPSSLVAYYPGSDYVNWLGFSVVNDPCTAPDRRSHSFAALYQLPHTTVRTHAAYSIRQKPILITRLATTAKESSTSADHWFSEAIEMLQERYPQVRGVVFSDEKSLIAHRRELMNLQP; translated from the coding sequence AGCGACAACTGGCCCGTTCGGGTGCTAATCGTAATCGGTCTTTGCTTCATGGCTGGTTTTCTCTGGGTGTACTTCCAGCCGCAGAATCAGGGATATTCCTGGCTATTTGGTTTATTGACAGCTTCGGTTCTATACAAATTGCTGCGATTATTGCACGAATGGTACCATTACTGGAATGTGAAGTTGCCAGCGCCCCCCACTCTTAGCCGCCACTTCACCGTCGACGTTCTGACAACGTATTGTCCGGGCGAACCCCACGAGATGGTTATTAATACCTTACGGGCCATTCAAAACCTGCGCTATCCGCATACAACTTACCTATGCGACGAAGCCAACGATCCTTATTTAAAAAAGATGTGTGCCGAGCTGGGCGTTCGGCACATAACCCGGCAGGATAAGACGGATGCGAAAGCGGGCAACATAAATAATGCGCTTCGGCAGGCTACCGGCGAAATCTGTCTCATTATCGACCCGGACCATGTGCCGGTTCCCGATTTTTTAGATCATGTACTGGCCTATTTCGAAAACCCGGAAATTGGTTTTGTGCAGTGTGTTCAGGGATATTATAACCGAAAAGAGAGTGTTGTTGCGTTTGGGGCCAGCGAGCAGACCTACAGTTTCTATGGGCCAATGATGACCTGCATGAGCAACTACGGTACGGCTCAGGCCATTGGAGCCAACTGTACGTTTCGTCGTTCGGCTCTCGACTCAATTGGGGGGCATGCCAATGGGCTATCGGAAGATATGCATACGGCCATGTTGCTTCATGCCAACGGCTGGAAATCGGTTTATGTGCCCTTGCCCCTCTCGTATGGGCTAGTACCGGCAACACTGTCGGCCTACTACAAACAGCAGTTGAAATGGTCACGAGGAACGTTTGAACTGCTGTTTACAACCTATCCGAGGGTATTTGGCCGGTTAACGAACCGGCAGCGATTTCACTATGGAACGTTGCCCCTATACTATCTGCTCGGTACTGTTCAACTAATCGATCTGCTGATTCCGATTGCGTCGTTGATTATGATGCGGCTTCCCCTCCATCTGGATCTTGTGCTGTTTGGAACGGCCTATATTCCGCTGTTACTCACCGGTTTTTTGATCCGGCAGTATGCGCAGCGATGGTTGATTGAAAAGCACGAAGCCGGTTTTCATCTGGTAGGAGGGGTGTTGGCCAGTGGAACCTGGTGGGTATACGTATTGGGACTGATCTATACAATTTTTCGGGTGAAAGTGCCCTACATACCTACTCCTAAAGACGATCGGCCCCGCAACAATTTTCTGCTGATTTTACCTAACCTTATCGTGAGCCTGATTACCCTTGGGGCTATTGGATACAGTATATACTGGTATGGCCGATTTGCACTCAGCAATATATACGAACAATTGATGATCGGATTTGGCTTGCTGAATGTGCTGATTTTAGGGCTAAATGTGCTGATTGGTCAGGAAAAAATGCTGGCGGACATCAGCCAGTGGATTGGACGTCTTTCGTTGCACAGACCCATATTTTTTCATGCCTTACGAATGGCAGGCCTGCGTATTCGGTATAATCTGTACTATTGGTTGCGCTTGGCGGCTATTCCCTTAAATGGAGCCGTATTGGTAGCTGCGATTAGTTTGGGCTATTTTATTTTTTATAAACGGACTAATGCCCCGGCCATCGACATCCATAATGCTAATACCCAGCCTTTTTATGTTGGATCAGAGTCGAGTTCCGTACTTCAGAATTCGATGGGAGCATCGGCAGCAACGGCTCCAATTGTTCCATACCATATAGCCTGGCCGGTGGCGTCGCCATCGGGTCTTACGTATCCCAAACTGGCCCATGCTGCCAATGAGCTTCCTTTGTTCTATCTCGAGCCTCAGGGTCTATTGACAGATTCGAATCATACGGTTCATTCGTTTCTGACGGGCATATTGCTGGGGAATTGCAACAATGAACTGACGAAGCTTGTGCAGGAAGCCAAATTGTATGCTCACCCGATTCTGGTCAGCTTTATGCCCGAATTCGACAATACCGACAAGCCCTGGGGCACAGCCAGTGAATCGAATCTGGTTCTATTTCGGGATGTATGGCGGTATGTTGTTCGGTACTGTCAGCAGCAGGGTGCTACCAATCTGGTTTGGGTATGGTGCCCGGCGCAGCCCTCGTCGCTGGTAGCCTATTACCCCGGAAGTGATTATGTCAACTGGCTTGGCTTTTCGGTCGTTAATGACCCATGTACTGCTCCCGATAGACGAAGCCATTCGTTTGCGGCTCTTTATCAACTGCCCCATACTACAGTACGGACACATGCCGCCTATAGTATCCGACAAAAGCCTATTCTGATTACCCGGCTGGCCACTACGGCAAAAGAGTCGTCGACCAGTGCCGATCATTGGTTTAGTGAGGCTATCGAAATGTTACAGGAGCGTTATCCGCAGGTACGGGGTGTGGTGTTTTCGGACGAAAAGTCGTTGATTGCGCATCGTCGTGAACTAATGAATCTGCAACCCTAA